One genomic window of Vicinamibacterales bacterium includes the following:
- a CDS encoding pyridoxal-dependent decarboxylase, whose protein sequence is MSSEHNPFGDMDPEVFRREGHRIVDWIAEYFAHPERYPVLSRVKPGDVRRALPTHAPESGEPFDAILADFERVIVPGITHWNHPGFFAYFAITGSGPGVLAELLSAALNAQGMLWRTSPSVTELEEVSLGWLRQLMGLPDVFDGVIYDTASVSSLHALATAREAAIARVRSAGMAGRADLPRYRVYCSDQAHSSIDKAVILLGLGHDSLRKIPSDAEFRMRPDALEQAIADDRADGIVPMAVVATVGTTSTTSVDPVPAIAGICEREHAWLHVDCAYAGVAAIVPEYRHILDGVDRADSIVVNPHKWLFTPFDLSAFYCRRMDLLRQAFSLTPEYLRTVEAGEVRNLMDTGVQLGRRFRALKLWMILRYFGAEGIRARLSEHMRLARLFAGWVDADPEFERLAPVPFSVVCFRARPRGRDWTEPDLEAFNQKLLDGMNATGEVFLSHTKLNGRFVLRLAVGNLRTEERHVRRAWELVKEKSAEC, encoded by the coding sequence ATGTCGAGCGAACACAACCCGTTTGGTGATATGGACCCAGAGGTGTTTCGGCGGGAGGGGCACCGGATCGTTGACTGGATCGCGGAGTACTTCGCGCACCCCGAGAGATACCCGGTCCTGTCGCGCGTGAAGCCAGGTGACGTACGACGCGCACTGCCCACGCACGCGCCCGAGTCGGGAGAACCGTTCGACGCCATCCTCGCCGATTTCGAGCGCGTGATTGTGCCGGGCATCACGCACTGGAATCACCCGGGGTTCTTCGCGTACTTCGCCATCACCGGGAGCGGCCCCGGCGTGCTCGCCGAGCTCCTGTCGGCGGCGCTCAACGCCCAGGGGATGCTGTGGCGGACCTCGCCGTCCGTCACGGAACTCGAGGAGGTGTCACTCGGCTGGCTGCGGCAGCTCATGGGGCTGCCGGACGTTTTCGATGGCGTCATCTACGACACCGCCTCGGTGTCGAGCCTGCACGCACTCGCCACGGCCCGCGAAGCCGCCATCGCACGCGTCCGCAGCGCGGGGATGGCGGGCCGAGCCGATCTCCCCCGCTACCGTGTCTACTGCTCCGACCAGGCGCACTCATCGATCGACAAGGCCGTCATCCTGCTCGGCCTCGGCCACGACTCGCTCCGAAAGATCCCATCGGACGCCGAGTTCCGGATGCGTCCCGACGCGCTCGAGCAGGCGATCGCAGACGATCGCGCCGACGGCATCGTCCCGATGGCGGTCGTGGCCACCGTGGGCACCACGTCCACGACCAGCGTCGACCCCGTGCCGGCGATTGCCGGAATCTGCGAACGCGAGCACGCGTGGCTGCACGTGGACTGCGCCTACGCCGGCGTCGCCGCGATCGTTCCGGAGTACCGCCACATCCTCGACGGCGTCGATCGCGCCGACTCGATCGTCGTCAATCCGCACAAGTGGCTGTTCACGCCGTTCGATCTCAGCGCGTTCTACTGCCGGCGCATGGATCTGCTTCGGCAGGCGTTCTCGCTGACGCCGGAGTACCTCCGCACGGTGGAAGCCGGCGAAGTCCGGAACCTGATGGACACGGGCGTTCAGCTCGGCCGCCGCTTCCGAGCGCTCAAGCTGTGGATGATCCTTCGCTACTTCGGCGCAGAAGGCATCCGCGCGCGGCTCTCCGAGCACATGCGCCTCGCACGCCTCTTTGCCGGTTGGGTGGACGCCGACCCGGAATTCGAGCGCCTCGCGCCCGTCCCGTTCAGCGTGGTCTGCTTCCGTGCCCGTCCGCGCGGCCGCGACTGGACCGAGCCCGACCTGGAGGCGTTCAACCAGAAACTCCTCGACGGGATGAACGCCACCGGAGAGGTGTTCCTGTCGCACACGAAGCTCAATGGACGCTTCGTGCTTCGGCTCGCGGTGGGAAATCTCAGGACCGAAGAGCGGCACGTCAGGAGGGCGTGGGAGTTGGTGAAGGAGAAAAGTGCTGAGTGCTAG